A single window of Salvia splendens isolate huo1 chromosome 8, SspV2, whole genome shotgun sequence DNA harbors:
- the LOC121745873 gene encoding uncharacterized protein LOC121745873: protein MAQHGGGGANQIQPAEDFSSPYYFHPSDNPGLQLFSQVLEGSNYINWSRSMSTALLAKNKLLFVNGTLLKPQDDDLLYHAWIRCNSMVVSWIRNSLSPKICSSIMYLDDAKEIWLDLRDRFSQCDSARIYQLKQRIMSLTQGDDDINNYFTNLRIVWDE, encoded by the coding sequence ATGGCTCAGCATGGTGGCGGTGGTGCCAACCAGATCCAACCAGCGGAGGACTTCTCTAGTCCGTATTATTTTCATCCAAGCGACAATCCTGGCCTTCAACTATTCTCTCAAGTCCTTGAAGGCTCCAATTACATCAATTGGAGTCGATCTATGTCTACCGCACTCTTAGCAAAGAACAAGTTGTTGTTCGTCAATGGCACATTGTTGAAGCCACAGGATGATGATCTTCTATATCATGCTTGGATTCGTTGCAACAGCATGGTAGTTTCATGGATCAGGAACTCCTTATCACCTAAAATATGTTCTAGCATCATGTATCTCGATGATGCGAAAGAAATTTGGTTAGATCTACGTGATCGTTTTTCACAATGCGATTCAGCTCGCATCTATCAACTCAAGCAGAGAATCATGTCTCTGACTCAAGGAGATGATGACATCAACAACTACTTCACCAATCTCCGGATAGTTTGGGATGAGTaa